Proteins from a single region of Budorcas taxicolor isolate Tak-1 chromosome 11, Takin1.1, whole genome shotgun sequence:
- the LOC128056762 gene encoding LOW QUALITY PROTEIN: E3 ubiquitin-protein ligase RNFT1-like (The sequence of the model RefSeq protein was modified relative to this genomic sequence to represent the inferred CDS: substituted 1 base at 1 genomic stop codon), which produces MKANCSQLHSPSGAAGSEDASASQCVQTRLTGEASCLYSGDVHIQISSLPKECAENPSSRNTRSGVHSCTHGCVHSRLRSHSHSEARQPDDSDTEYGDHGSSFFSEFRYLFKWLQKSLPYILILGVKLVMQHVTGISLGIGLLTTFIYANKSMVNQVFLRERCSKIQCAWLLVFLAGSSVLLYYTFHSQSLYYSLIFXNPALDYSSFWEVLWVVGITDFILKFLFMGLKCLILLVPSFIMPFKSTGYWYMLLEELCQYYRTFVPIPVWFRYLISYGEFGNVTRWSLGILLALLYLILKLLDSFGHLRTFRRVLRIFVTRPSYGVPASKRQCSEVDDICSICQAEFQKPILLICQHIFCEECITLWFNREKTCPLCRTVISDHINKWKDGATSSHLQIY; this is translated from the coding sequence ATGAAAGCCAACTGTAGTCAACTGCACAGCCCTTCAGGAGCTGCAGGCAGTGAGGATGCCTCAGCCTCCCAGTGTGTCCAAACAAGACTGACAGGAGAAGCTTCCTGTCTTTATTCTGGAGATGTTCATATCCAGATAAGCTCCCTACCTAAAGAATGTGCTGAAAATCCAAGCTCCAGAAATACAAGGTCAGGTGTCCACAGCTGTACCCATGGGTGTGTACATAGTCGCTTACGGAGTCACTCCCACAGTGAAGCCAGGCAACCTGATGATAGCGACACGGAGTATGGAGATCATGGTAGCAGCTTCTTCTCAGAATTCCGGTATCTCTTCAAGTGGTTGCAGAAGAGTCTTCCATATATTTTGATTCTGGGTGTCAAACTTGTTATGCAGCATGTAACAGGAATTTCTCTTGGAATTGGGCTGCTTACAACTTTTATATATGCAAACAAAAGCATGGTAAATCAGGTTTTTCTAAGAGAAAGGTGCTCAAAGATTCAGTGTGCTTGGTTACTGGTATTCTTAGCAGGATCTTCTGTTCTTTTATATTACACCTTTCATTCTCAGTCACTTTACTacagcttaattttttaaaatcctgcttTGGACTATTCAAGCTTCTGGGAAGTACTTTGGGTTGTTGGAATTACAGACTTCATTCTGAAATTCCTCTTCATGGGTTTAAAATGCCTTATTTTATTGGTGCCTTCTTTCATCATGCCTTTTAAATCCACGGGTTATTGGTATATGCTTTTAGAAGAATTATGTCAGTATTACCGAACTTTTGTTCCCATACCAGTTTGGTTTCGTTATCTTATAAGCTATGGGGAGTTTGGTAATGTAACTAGATGGAGTCTTGGGATATTGCTGGCTTTACTCTACCTCATACTAAAACTTCTGGACTCTTTTGGACACCTGAGAACTTTTAGACGGGTTTTGCGAATATTTGTTACACGACCAAGTTATGGAGTCCCTGCCAGCAAGAGACAGTGTTCAGAAGTGGATGATATTTGTTCAATATGCCAAGCTGAATTTCAAAAGCCAATTCTTCTCATCTGTCAGCATATATTTTGTGAAGAGTGCATTACCTTATGGTTTAATAGAGAAAAAACATGTCCGCTGTGCAGAACTGTGATTTCAGACcatataaacaaatggaaagatggaGCCACTTCATCACACCTTCAAATATATTAA